In the Chitinophagales bacterium genome, one interval contains:
- a CDS encoding DUF2723 domain-containing protein, with protein sequence MTFYNKVNNIAGWIIFIVATAVYWMTAEPTGSFWDCGEFIGCAYKLQVAHSPGAPLFIMIAHMFTLLAGDTSQVALMVNYMSGIFSGLTILFLFWTITAFAKKISGKKESEIGGADLIGVIGAGVVGALSYTFADSFWFSAVEGEVYAMSSFFTAIVFWSILKWENVADEPNADRWIIFGGYLIGLSIGVHLLGLLAVPAMVFVYAFKKFKPTRWNMIKTAGVAVAILGFIQYGIIPGIPTLAAKFDILFVNEFGMPFNSGVIFLAVLLVSLIVFGLWYAVKKNNHILHTAVLTALYIIIGYSSYLMVVIRANANPSINMSAPNDPIALLSYLNREQYGERPLAYGHTFTAEPIAIDRESGEKRYYRGKDKYEFQDRKPILKYSPSDEMLFPRVWDNDDPSHVKFYKNWLSMRDGEKLTMGDNLNFFFTYQVGFMYMRYFLWNFSGRQDDVQGDGDIQHGNWITGFPFIDNTMLGDQTSLPSPMKENKGKNKFYLLPFLLGLAGAVYHFRKSKPDAWVVMLLFFFTGLAIVIYLNQTPLQPRERDYAYAGSFYAYTMWIGIGVLALFDYLRKRMNPRNAAVIASVVCLFVPVLMGAQGWDDHDRSHRTTARDFGRDYLESCAPNAILFTQGDNDTYPLWYAQEVEGIREDVRIVNLSLLGVDWYIDNLRRRVNKSDAVIINVDSIKYRGSNRDYVRFYENKSIAQDQYYPLNTVLDFMFSDAPESKLDYGQGAPMNYLPAKNIFIPVDKNMVIQNKVVQTADTAKILPRMEWKLNKSTLLKNDLMTLEILRNNLWKRPVYFAISVSPDSYLGLNNYLQQEGLTYRVVPYQVQGDDGLPGGVQTDLMYDNMMHKFAWGGVDKYPVYLDENILRMVTNLRSNFARLASGLIREGKMDSAIQVLDKCAEVLPESNVPVSFLNLALSKAYYEAGAPDKGTAMLDRLLTMYADKLRYFASLPAEKRRYFTSDMNEGVYVLNEINDLSEKHKQDELNKKASEAFQRYMNLYTPPSK encoded by the coding sequence ATGACTTTTTATAACAAGGTTAACAACATTGCAGGCTGGATCATTTTTATTGTTGCAACAGCAGTGTACTGGATGACGGCTGAACCCACCGGCAGCTTCTGGGATTGCGGTGAATTTATCGGATGTGCATATAAATTGCAGGTAGCGCATTCACCCGGAGCACCATTATTTATCATGATCGCGCATATGTTCACACTGCTGGCGGGCGATACTTCACAGGTTGCTTTGATGGTGAACTATATGTCAGGCATATTCAGTGGCTTGACGATTCTCTTTTTATTTTGGACCATCACGGCATTTGCCAAGAAAATAAGCGGTAAAAAGGAAAGTGAAATCGGCGGGGCTGACTTAATAGGCGTTATCGGTGCCGGTGTTGTAGGCGCTCTCTCTTATACTTTTGCGGATTCATTCTGGTTTTCCGCAGTGGAAGGCGAGGTATATGCCATGTCATCGTTCTTCACTGCTATCGTATTCTGGTCTATACTTAAATGGGAAAATGTTGCGGATGAACCTAATGCCGACCGGTGGATCATCTTTGGCGGATACCTGATCGGCTTATCCATCGGCGTGCACTTGCTTGGATTGCTTGCTGTGCCAGCCATGGTATTTGTGTATGCATTTAAAAAATTCAAACCTACACGGTGGAACATGATAAAGACCGCCGGTGTGGCGGTAGCCATTCTCGGATTCATTCAGTATGGCATTATTCCCGGCATCCCGACACTGGCTGCCAAGTTTGACATCCTCTTCGTAAATGAATTCGGAATGCCATTCAATTCCGGTGTGATATTCCTGGCTGTTTTGCTGGTTTCGCTTATTGTATTCGGACTCTGGTATGCCGTGAAAAAGAACAATCATATCCTGCACACTGCCGTATTAACCGCGCTTTACATCATAATCGGTTATTCGTCTTACCTGATGGTAGTGATTCGCGCCAATGCCAATCCTTCCATCAACATGAGTGCGCCAAATGATCCGATTGCCTTGCTGAGCTATCTCAACCGTGAGCAGTATGGTGAAAGGCCATTGGCATACGGTCACACTTTTACGGCTGAACCAATTGCCATTGACCGGGAAAGCGGCGAGAAAAGATACTATCGCGGAAAGGATAAGTATGAATTCCAGGACAGGAAGCCGATCCTGAAGTATTCCCCGTCAGATGAGATGTTGTTTCCCCGGGTTTGGGATAATGATGATCCGTCCCACGTTAAGTTCTATAAGAACTGGCTCAGTATGCGCGACGGGGAAAAGCTGACCATGGGCGATAACCTTAATTTTTTCTTTACCTACCAGGTTGGTTTCATGTACATGCGCTATTTCCTCTGGAATTTTTCAGGAAGGCAGGATGATGTGCAGGGCGATGGCGATATACAGCATGGTAACTGGATTACCGGTTTTCCGTTTATTGATAATACCATGCTTGGTGATCAGACTTCCCTTCCGTCACCCATGAAAGAAAACAAGGGAAAGAATAAGTTTTACCTGTTGCCCTTCCTTCTCGGACTGGCCGGTGCTGTTTACCATTTCAGGAAAAGCAAACCGGATGCATGGGTAGTAATGCTGCTGTTCTTCTTTACCGGCCTCGCTATCGTCATCTATCTGAATCAGACACCATTGCAACCGCGTGAACGTGACTATGCTTATGCCGGATCATTTTATGCTTATACTATGTGGATCGGCATTGGTGTGCTGGCATTATTTGACTATTTGCGCAAACGCATGAATCCGCGCAACGCTGCGGTTATAGCAAGTGTAGTTTGCCTGTTTGTACCGGTACTCATGGGTGCGCAGGGCTGGGATGATCATGACCGGTCGCATCGTACCACCGCACGTGATTTCGGACGAGACTATCTTGAGTCCTGTGCGCCTAATGCCATTTTATTTACACAAGGTGATAATGACACTTACCCGTTATGGTATGCGCAGGAAGTGGAAGGCATACGGGAAGATGTACGGATTGTCAACCTCAGCCTGCTGGGTGTAGACTGGTACATTGATAACCTCCGCAGAAGAGTCAATAAGTCGGATGCCGTGATCATTAACGTGGATAGCATCAAGTACCGTGGTTCCAACCGCGACTACGTTCGTTTTTATGAAAATAAATCCATCGCTCAAGACCAGTACTATCCTTTGAATACCGTGCTCGATTTTATGTTCAGCGATGCCCCGGAGAGTAAGCTCGATTACGGACAGGGCGCACCCATGAATTATCTTCCCGCCAAAAATATTTTTATACCTGTAGATAAGAACATGGTCATTCAAAACAAAGTGGTACAGACTGCTGATACCGCTAAAATACTTCCGAGAATGGAATGGAAGCTCAATAAAAGCACCTTGCTGAAGAATGACCTGATGACACTGGAGATTCTGCGGAATAACCTCTGGAAGCGGCCTGTTTATTTTGCCATCTCTGTTTCACCTGACTCTTATCTAGGATTGAACAACTATTTACAGCAGGAAGGATTAACGTATCGTGTGGTACCGTACCAGGTGCAGGGAGACGACGGCCTTCCCGGCGGTGTGCAGACTGACCTCATGTATGATAACATGATGCATAAGTTTGCATGGGGCGGCGTTGACAAATATCCGGTGTACCTTGATGAAAATATTTTGCGGATGGTCACTAACCTGCGCAGCAACTTTGCACGGCTGGCGAGCGGACTGATACGCGAAGGCAAAATGGATTCTGCCATTCAGGTGCTTGATAAATGTGCGGAAGTGCTGCCTGAATCGAATGTGCCTGTTTCATTTCTGAATCTTGCCTTGTCCAAAGCTTATTATGAAGCAGGGGCGCCGGATAAAGGCACCGCTATGCTCGACCGTCTGCTCACGATGTACGCTGACAAACTGAGGTACTTTGCCTCGTTGCCGGCGGAGAAACGCAGGTATTTCACCTCAGATATGAATGAAGGTGTTTATGTGCTGAATGAAATCAACGACCTGTCGGAAAAGCATAAACAGGATGAGCTGAACAAAAAAGCATCGGAAGCCTTTCAACGGTACATGAATTTGTATACACCACCGTCCAAATAG
- a CDS encoding formate--tetrahydrofolate ligase, whose protein sequence is MKSDYEIAQEKPMRFIAEVADSMGLPPDMVIPYGYHKAKVNIRQFDEEKIAASKLILVTAMTPTKAGIGKTTTSVGLSDGLRKLNKKAVLALREPSLGPCFGMKGGAAGGGYSQVVPMEEINLHFTGDFHAITAANNTLAALLDNYRFFNRGKPEGIKTVLLKRCLDVNDRVLRKIVTALDVPNNGIPSETGFVITPASEFMAVLCLSEGIDELRERIDQMLLGFTFANEPFTTKDLGVTGAITALLKDAIVPNLVQTLEGTPAMVHGGPFANIAHGCNSIMATKTAMQFGEYVVTEAGFGSDLGAEKFFNIKCRKAGIRPAMSVLVVTSQAIKLSGGIAETKMMLPDLHALTQGLRNVERHIAILKSFHQKVLVVLNRYHFDTKEEIDFMREWCSSRSDGFAVNDGFALGGEGALEMANAAVKICAEPSPALNHTYELSDDIETKLHKIVTTIYGGKGVVLYKKAQEMIKKIKKLGLENLPVCMAKTQYSFTDDASVNGLDGNFSIDVEDLVISTGAGFIVAVCGEIMRMPGLPKVPQANFIDVVDGKIIGVS, encoded by the coding sequence ATGAAATCAGATTATGAGATTGCACAGGAGAAGCCAATGCGCTTCATTGCCGAAGTGGCTGACAGTATGGGTTTGCCGCCCGATATGGTGATTCCTTACGGTTATCATAAGGCGAAGGTGAACATAAGGCAATTTGATGAAGAAAAAATTGCCGCCAGCAAACTGATCTTGGTTACAGCAATGACACCCACCAAAGCAGGCATTGGAAAAACAACAACATCAGTAGGCCTCTCCGACGGATTACGAAAGTTGAACAAAAAGGCAGTGCTGGCGCTCCGTGAACCTTCATTAGGTCCTTGCTTCGGGATGAAAGGCGGCGCTGCAGGCGGAGGCTATTCGCAGGTGGTGCCGATGGAGGAGATCAATCTCCACTTCACCGGTGATTTTCATGCCATCACCGCTGCCAATAATACGCTGGCGGCATTGCTGGATAACTACCGTTTCTTCAATCGTGGAAAACCGGAAGGTATCAAAACGGTTTTGTTAAAACGTTGCCTTGATGTGAATGACAGAGTGTTGCGGAAGATTGTCACCGCACTTGATGTTCCGAATAACGGCATTCCTTCTGAAACAGGATTTGTGATCACGCCGGCCAGTGAATTCATGGCCGTGCTCTGCCTTTCGGAAGGTATTGATGAACTGCGGGAAAGAATTGATCAGATGTTGCTTGGATTTACTTTTGCCAATGAGCCATTCACCACAAAAGATCTTGGTGTAACAGGCGCCATCACTGCCCTCTTAAAGGATGCCATCGTACCCAATCTGGTACAAACGCTGGAAGGAACACCTGCCATGGTGCATGGCGGGCCTTTTGCCAATATTGCCCATGGCTGCAATTCAATCATGGCCACTAAAACAGCAATGCAGTTTGGCGAGTATGTGGTTACCGAAGCGGGCTTCGGCAGCGATCTTGGTGCAGAGAAATTCTTCAATATCAAATGCAGGAAGGCAGGTATCAGACCGGCGATGAGTGTATTGGTGGTTACTTCGCAGGCAATAAAACTCAGCGGTGGCATAGCAGAAACTAAAATGATGCTGCCCGACCTCCATGCACTCACGCAGGGTTTGCGTAATGTGGAAAGGCATATTGCCATTCTTAAATCATTTCACCAGAAAGTATTGGTGGTGCTGAACCGCTATCATTTCGATACGAAGGAAGAAATCGATTTTATGCGGGAATGGTGCAGCAGCAGGTCAGATGGCTTCGCGGTGAATGATGGCTTTGCACTGGGCGGTGAAGGTGCTTTGGAAATGGCAAACGCTGCAGTAAAGATCTGTGCGGAGCCTTCACCGGCATTGAATCATACGTATGAATTATCCGATGACATTGAAACCAAACTGCACAAGATTGTCACCACCATCTATGGCGGAAAAGGAGTGGTATTGTATAAGAAGGCGCAGGAAATGATTAAAAAAATCAAAAAACTGGGACTTGAAAATCTCCCCGTCTGTATGGCTAAAACACAATATTCTTTTACAGATGATGCTTCCGTGAATGGGCTGGATGGCAACTTCAGTATTGATGTGGAAGACCTGGTGATCAGTACGGGAGCAGGATTTATTGTGGCCGTCTGTGGTGAAATCATGCGCATGCCCGGTTTACCCAAAGTGCCGCAGGCTAACTTCATTGATGTGGTTGACGGCAAAATCATTGGTGTAAGCTGA
- a CDS encoding T9SS type A sorting domain-containing protein — protein MKTIKRSVNQWRLIVQALFILLLTIPAFAQAQTWKSLGSGVPYWSYSVGTWNNQLFAGTTGGIYKWDGQSWTVVGDGLNGEVDAILEYNGELIAAGKFTMSGTKTLNFIAKWNGTTWKDMAGGMNSYVTSLAVYNGKLIAGGYFTKAEGTAKYIAQWDGSHWTSLGSGMGGTQGQVMALTVYGSDLIATGFFTKAGGMNVNYIAKWNGTAWSALGSGLGYIGYALTAYNGKLVAGGLFSSAGGVSASDIAMWNGSSWSALGTGIGGGVYGYVFALTVYGSDLVAAGIFTTAGGLSAANIAKWDGYAWSPLAGSMSSGGTVQGIFGLVNFGGDVVAGGIFDAIEATGSPNVAAVNYTPSGNFITSVTAPSSPYCNNQVVNIGYTVVGAFTAGNVFTAQLSDANGSFTAPVTIGTKNSIASGMIVATIPNNTLTGSKYRIRVVSSNPVVSGPDNGTDLVIGTPISTNDPTAFCVGGSAKLTVVTPAISYQWKMNGAIIQGKTAQTYKASEAGNYTCDVTNSCGTTTSNTIALTTNPKPTSTISVGNCAAGIVTLTDIASPATGVTYKWTLNGNNISGATNSTYAATVSGSYKCKVTIIETGCSANSKSSSVTITCKMHSSDMNTSISVFPNPSGYYFTISDLATGIVHNIDVFDITGRHIENAATSDNEIRIGESWSPGIYFARISDINGEDEVIKLIKD, from the coding sequence ATGAAAACAATTAAACGATCCGTAAATCAATGGAGACTGATTGTGCAGGCTTTATTTATTCTTCTCCTTACTATTCCAGCATTTGCACAGGCTCAGACCTGGAAATCGCTCGGCTCCGGTGTACCTTACTGGAGCTATTCTGTGGGCACATGGAATAATCAATTATTTGCAGGTACCACAGGCGGAATTTATAAATGGGACGGTCAGTCGTGGACCGTTGTGGGTGATGGCCTGAACGGTGAAGTGGATGCCATACTGGAATATAATGGCGAGCTGATTGCTGCGGGAAAATTTACCATGTCAGGCACGAAGACATTGAATTTTATCGCGAAATGGAATGGTACTACCTGGAAAGATATGGCAGGTGGTATGAACAGCTATGTTACATCACTTGCAGTTTACAATGGAAAACTGATAGCCGGTGGTTATTTCACCAAAGCAGAAGGCACCGCTAAATATATTGCACAGTGGGATGGTTCGCACTGGACATCGCTTGGCAGCGGCATGGGCGGCACACAAGGCCAGGTAATGGCGCTTACCGTTTATGGCAGCGATCTGATTGCAACCGGCTTCTTTACCAAGGCTGGTGGCATGAATGTGAACTACATCGCTAAATGGAATGGCACTGCATGGTCTGCATTAGGCAGCGGCCTTGGATATATTGGATATGCACTGACGGCATATAATGGCAAACTCGTTGCGGGCGGATTATTTTCATCAGCGGGTGGTGTGAGTGCAAGTGATATTGCCATGTGGAACGGATCATCATGGTCAGCTTTGGGCACAGGCATTGGTGGCGGCGTATATGGATATGTATTCGCATTGACCGTTTACGGTTCCGACCTGGTGGCAGCCGGCATATTTACAACAGCAGGCGGATTGAGCGCAGCCAACATTGCAAAATGGGATGGTTACGCTTGGTCTCCACTGGCTGGAAGTATGTCAAGCGGAGGCACGGTGCAAGGCATTTTCGGATTGGTAAATTTTGGCGGTGATGTGGTGGCAGGCGGCATATTCGATGCAATAGAAGCAACCGGCTCCCCCAATGTGGCAGCCGTTAACTACACACCTTCCGGCAATTTTATCACTTCAGTCACAGCACCATCATCACCCTACTGCAACAATCAGGTTGTCAATATCGGGTACACTGTAGTGGGTGCATTTACCGCCGGGAATGTTTTCACAGCACAACTTTCTGATGCAAACGGCAGTTTTACCGCACCGGTAACTATCGGTACAAAAAATTCCATTGCATCCGGGATGATAGTTGCCACCATTCCCAATAATACACTTACCGGCAGCAAATACAGGATCCGTGTCGTGAGTTCCAATCCCGTTGTTTCCGGACCTGACAATGGAACCGACCTGGTGATCGGTACGCCTATTTCTACCAACGACCCAACCGCCTTTTGCGTTGGAGGAAGTGCAAAATTGACGGTGGTTACGCCTGCCATATCTTATCAGTGGAAGATGAATGGCGCCATTATTCAGGGTAAAACGGCTCAGACCTATAAAGCTTCTGAAGCCGGAAATTATACTTGCGATGTGACTAACAGTTGTGGTACTACCACTTCAAATACGATAGCGCTTACCACTAATCCAAAACCAACCTCCACTATCTCCGTCGGAAACTGTGCTGCAGGTATTGTTACACTTACCGACATTGCCAGCCCTGCTACCGGCGTAACTTACAAGTGGACCCTTAATGGAAACAATATCAGCGGCGCAACAAATTCAACATACGCCGCAACAGTGAGCGGCTCCTACAAATGCAAGGTTACCATTATTGAAACGGGTTGCAGTGCCAATTCAAAATCTTCTTCGGTAACAATTACCTGCAAAATGCATTCATCTGATATGAACACTTCCATTAGTGTTTTCCCAAATCCCTCCGGCTATTATTTCACGATCAGCGATCTGGCAACCGGTATCGTGCATAATATTGATGTTTTCGATATCACGGGACGACACATTGAAAACGCGGCTACGTCGGATAATGAAATTCGAATCGGTGAAAGCTGGTCGCCGGGTATTTATTTTGCAAGAATCTCCGATATCAATGGTGAAGATGAAGTAATCAAACTTATAAAAGACTAA
- a CDS encoding ribose-phosphate pyrophosphokinase, whose protein sequence is MESQVRLFAGTNTRYLASSIAKSYGVELGKVEVRRFSDGEICPVILESIRGDYVFLIQSTIAPTDNLFELLLLIDSARRASAEYITAVIPYFGFARQDRKDKPRVPIAAKLIANLLTAAGANRIMTMDLHAPQIQGFFDIPVDHLESSTIFIPYIKSLDLHDVTFAAPDVGGVNRARSYAIHFNKEMVICDKYRKRPNEISSMTVIGDVTGRNVIICDDIIDTGNTLANAADLMLEKGAKSVRALITHPVLSGKAYENIEKSSLTEVVVCDTIPLKQTSSKIKVLSVAELFATSIRNMYEHKSITSLFLNN, encoded by the coding sequence ATGGAATCACAAGTCAGATTATTTGCCGGAACAAACACGCGTTACCTCGCCTCATCCATTGCCAAATCCTATGGTGTGGAGCTGGGTAAGGTGGAAGTTCGCCGGTTCAGCGATGGTGAAATCTGCCCTGTTATTCTTGAGTCCATTCGCGGCGATTATGTTTTTCTCATTCAGTCAACTATTGCACCGACAGATAACCTGTTTGAACTGTTACTGCTGATTGACTCTGCACGCCGTGCCTCCGCTGAATATATTACTGCCGTCATCCCCTATTTCGGTTTCGCCCGCCAGGACAGGAAAGACAAGCCCAGGGTGCCGATTGCGGCCAAACTGATCGCCAACCTGCTCACCGCTGCCGGCGCCAACCGGATCATGACCATGGACCTCCATGCACCGCAGATTCAGGGTTTTTTTGATATTCCGGTAGATCACCTCGAGAGTTCAACCATCTTTATTCCCTACATCAAATCACTGGATCTGCACGATGTTACTTTCGCAGCTCCCGATGTAGGCGGCGTTAACCGTGCGCGTTCTTACGCTATTCACTTCAATAAGGAAATGGTTATTTGCGATAAGTACCGCAAGCGCCCGAATGAAATCTCTTCTATGACAGTCATCGGTGATGTAACAGGACGCAATGTGATTATCTGTGACGATATCATCGATACCGGAAATACGCTGGCCAATGCAGCCGACCTTATGCTGGAAAAGGGCGCTAAAAGCGTCCGCGCACTCATCACACATCCGGTGCTTTCAGGTAAAGCTTATGAGAATATTGAAAAATCAAGCCTTACAGAAGTAGTTGTTTGTGATACCATACCATTGAAACAGACATCCTCTAAAATAAAAGTGTTGAGTGTGGCCGAGTTATTTGCAACATCCATCCGCAACATGTATGAGCATAAGTCCATTACCTCACTGTTCCTTAACAATTAA
- a CDS encoding 50S ribosomal protein L25 yields the protein MQSITIEGQVRKSVGKRETRELRKSGQIPCSLYGGKETLNFFAPAPSFKDLVYTPEFLTAKIMLDGNEHIAIMQDLQFDPVTDQLNHIDFLELNEDKKVTVELPIRLEGVPAGVRAGGKINQRMKKLKVRLYPKDLISHITIKIDHIELGKSVKVSDLQFDGIEFLNPANFPILSVLIPRVVKEETPAATAAATPAAAATPAAGATPAAGAAPAADKGAAKKDDKKKK from the coding sequence ATGCAATCGATCACCATTGAAGGCCAAGTAAGAAAATCAGTTGGCAAAAGAGAAACCCGCGAGCTGAGAAAGAGCGGGCAGATTCCCTGCAGCCTGTATGGAGGCAAAGAAACACTTAACTTTTTCGCTCCCGCACCTTCTTTCAAAGACCTGGTATATACCCCTGAATTCCTCACAGCAAAAATTATGTTGGATGGAAACGAACATATTGCCATCATGCAGGACCTGCAGTTTGATCCGGTAACAGATCAGCTCAATCACATCGATTTCCTGGAGCTGAATGAAGATAAAAAAGTAACGGTAGAGCTGCCCATCAGGCTGGAAGGTGTTCCTGCCGGTGTACGCGCCGGTGGCAAAATCAATCAGCGTATGAAAAAGCTCAAAGTCCGCCTCTATCCCAAAGATCTTATATCGCATATCACGATTAAAATTGATCACATCGAACTGGGTAAATCGGTAAAAGTGAGTGATCTCCAGTTCGATGGTATTGAATTTCTTAATCCGGCTAACTTCCCGATTTTGTCGGTATTGATACCACGTGTGGTGAAAGAAGAAACGCCTGCTGCTACTGCCGCTGCTACCCCTGCCGCTGCTGCTACTCCAGCCGCCGGTGCTACACCAGCTGCCGGTGCTGCTCCCGCTGCAGACAAAGGGGCTGCCAAGAAAGACGACAAAAAGAAAAAGTAA
- the pth gene encoding aminoacyl-tRNA hydrolase — MKFLIAGLGNMGDEYAETRHNIGFRIVEALAQEAGASFISDRHALHAAMRYKGKSLHLIKPTTYMNLSGKAVKYWMDKLEISRQHLMVVVDDLAIPFGSLRIRSKGSDGGHNGLTSVQEWLQSNDYPRMRFGIEGNFPKGNQVNYVLGKWTAEEQKLLPEKIQAAADAVKSFATIGLERTMNLYNKYPGRNTNG; from the coding sequence GTGAAGTTTCTTATAGCAGGGCTTGGTAACATGGGCGATGAATATGCAGAAACCCGTCACAACATAGGTTTCAGAATTGTAGAGGCACTGGCACAGGAAGCCGGTGCTTCTTTCATTTCAGACCGTCATGCCTTACATGCAGCAATGCGTTATAAAGGTAAATCCCTGCATCTCATCAAGCCAACCACCTATATGAACCTGAGTGGTAAAGCCGTAAAATACTGGATGGACAAACTCGAAATCAGCCGTCAGCACCTGATGGTAGTGGTGGATGACCTGGCTATTCCTTTCGGCAGCCTCAGGATCAGGAGTAAAGGAAGTGATGGCGGTCATAATGGGCTGACTTCGGTGCAGGAATGGCTGCAAAGCAATGACTATCCGAGGATGCGTTTTGGCATTGAAGGAAATTTCCCGAAAGGCAACCAGGTAAACTATGTGCTGGGGAAGTGGACAGCAGAGGAACAGAAATTATTGCCGGAAAAAATTCAGGCTGCGGCGGATGCCGTTAAAAGTTTTGCCACGATTGGTTTGGAGCGAACCATGAATCTGTATAACAAATACCCAGGCCGGAATACCAACGGATAA
- a CDS encoding fumarylacetoacetate hydrolase family protein has translation MKIICIARNYAEHARELKNDIPDKPVIFIKPDTAYKRKKLPFFLPDFSKDMHYETEIVLRICKNGKNISEKFADRYYDAVTAGIDFTARDLQNELKKKGWPWEIAKGFDGSACVGDFLPKSQFDNLKHLNFCMYKNKVLAQKGNTKDLIFSFEQIISYASQFFTLLKGDLIFTGTPVGVGAVTYNDHIECFVEDESVLEFDVM, from the coding sequence ATGAAAATCATCTGCATCGCACGTAACTACGCTGAACATGCCCGGGAATTAAAAAATGATATTCCCGATAAACCGGTCATATTTATCAAGCCCGATACTGCCTATAAGCGAAAAAAGCTGCCATTTTTCCTGCCCGATTTTTCCAAAGACATGCATTATGAAACAGAAATTGTCTTACGCATTTGCAAAAACGGCAAGAACATTTCTGAAAAGTTTGCCGACCGTTATTATGATGCAGTAACAGCCGGTATCGATTTCACGGCACGTGACCTGCAAAACGAACTCAAGAAAAAGGGATGGCCATGGGAAATTGCCAAGGGCTTTGATGGCTCCGCTTGTGTGGGTGACTTTCTGCCAAAATCTCAATTCGACAACCTGAAGCACCTGAATTTCTGCATGTATAAGAATAAAGTGCTGGCGCAAAAAGGCAATACAAAGGATTTGATTTTTTCATTTGAACAAATTATCAGTTATGCCTCACAATTTTTCACCTTGCTGAAAGGTGATCTTATTTTCACCGGTACACCGGTGGGTGTAGGGGCCGTAACATATAACGACCATATCGAATGTTTTGTAGAAGATGAAAGTGTGCTGGAGTTCGATGTGATGTGA
- a CDS encoding pseudouridine synthase, translated as MKYLYYKVFKPYGMLSQFTKEGEHDTLASLFEFQKDVYPVGRLDHDTEGLLLLTNDKSVNMRLLSPDRKHSRTYWVQVEGLPGEAALNALRKGVTINLKGTLHQTQPAGVRGMSAPRIPERIPPVNYVKHPETSWLELTITEGKNRQVRKMMAKVGHPALRLIRYGIERLNIDKMVPGDIVEVPKSEFYQGLHLKG; from the coding sequence ATGAAATACCTCTACTACAAAGTTTTCAAGCCATACGGAATGCTTTCACAGTTTACAAAAGAGGGTGAACATGATACGCTGGCTTCCCTGTTTGAATTTCAAAAGGATGTTTACCCGGTCGGCCGGCTTGATCATGACACAGAAGGATTGCTGTTGCTGACGAATGATAAGTCAGTAAATATGCGTTTGCTGAGTCCCGACAGAAAACATAGCCGTACCTATTGGGTGCAGGTGGAAGGATTACCGGGTGAAGCGGCATTGAACGCCTTGCGTAAAGGAGTTACGATTAATCTGAAGGGTACCTTGCATCAGACACAACCTGCCGGTGTCCGTGGCATGTCGGCGCCCAGAATTCCGGAGCGTATACCACCGGTAAATTATGTCAAGCATCCTGAAACTTCGTGGTTAGAGCTTACTATTACAGAAGGCAAAAACAGGCAGGTGAGAAAGATGATGGCAAAAGTGGGACATCCTGCCCTGCGTTTAATTCGCTATGGTATTGAACGGCTGAATATAGATAAAATGGTACCCGGCGATATTGTGGAAGTGCCGAAGAGTGAGTTTTACCAGGGATTGCATCTGAAAGGATGA